Below is a window of Arabidopsis thaliana chromosome 2, partial sequence DNA.
CTACCTACCCCACAGACTCCGGCATAGATATCCTCACCAGGTAAGCCTCGCATCCCTTCTCGATCATTTTCTCTGCCTGCACTGCTGAGATGACGAGACTCCCTGAGGTAGGTCTCACTCCCTGATAAACCAAACTTCCCTCTGGCcgctcaaaagaaactctcccacGGTGGCAGTCAAGATGTACTCTATAATGATCCAACCAATCCATTCCCAGAATAACATCATACAACTCTACAGGGCTGATAATCAAATCTGCTGGCATTGACTCCCCTGCAATCTGAATATCCACACCCTTTGTTCTCCCCAGAACCGCTACAAACTGCCCTCCAGCAACCTTGACGGCTCCAAGCTGCTCACCAGGATCCCCACGGATGTTGCCGCGCGAGGCACTCTCCGGGGTAATGAAGCAATGCGATGCTCCAGAGTCAAACAACACATGGGCCTCTACACCGCCCACTAATAAGGTCCCTACACAGACCTCATGTGCTAAGAACCCTAAcattcatcacaaaacaatgatatccaaaacaacagaaatatTTCACAAAGTCTAAGTCTCAGAAATCATACCAGTAATCGCTCTGTTGCTGGTACCGCCTATCTCACGCGTAGTGCAACCCTGCGGTGCCGCTGCAATATGTGCCAACTGCTGCACTCCCTGCTGCCACTGCCATCCGCTGCAGCTTAGGACAATTCGGCCTGAGATGTCCCCTCTCCCTGCAGTGGTAGCACTCCCCGAACCGACCGCTCACCCTGTGTCAGCTCAAGAAAATGCGCCTCCATACGGTCGAGCGCCTCCTGCGGAAAGTACTTGGCATTAAACTCAGCCACAAAATCTGCCCAAGATATATCCGCCTGCCGCCTCCTGGCAGTCACACTCCGCCACCACAAATGTGCATCCCCCTCTAGAAAATGCACTGCTAGATCTATCCGATACTCCGCCGGACATCTGCTCGAACCGAAGTTCCGCTCAACCCGCGACCTCCAACTGTCGGCCACCTCAGGACTAGTACCACCAGAAAAATAACCGGTGCCAATCCTCTGCAACTGCTCCATCATCCTCAAATAAGATGGAACCTCCTCAGCAACCGCAGCCCGCTGCTGCACCTCCGCCACTCGTGGCGCAACTGGAGCCTCCACTGGTACCACACCTGCTAACCGCTCCAATAACTGCCTCAACAGGCCCGCCAAACCAACCTCTGGAACCTGGACTCCTCCGGCTGCGGCACCCATCACTCCTGGGCCCTCAGCACCAACGGCATGCACACCGGTACCGACACCAGCTCCACCAGCCCCCACTCCGGCTGCACCAGCTATATCGGTACCAAGACCGTTCCCAACCCCGGGCTCCACAAACTCAGGCTGCAAACCCACACTCTGCTCAACTGTGGCACTGTGGCCATCACTCTCGCCGGTACCCTCGAGGACTCGTCCCCTACCGCGACCACGAccgcgaccacgaccacgaacTCCAGCTCCTCTAACCATCTGCgctactcaagaacaaatggctaagaaactaaaacaaacgaatatatcacaaacaacTTACCGTGGAATCTCATTTAAGGctcggagaagatgatgctagGACTCCAACAACACACAATTGACTAAACACTCCATAATCAATCCTCAATATGCTAACACCCTAGCTCATCCCAcatcaatcaacaaaaaaataattcatcaattaatttttctacacATCCTAGAACCGTAatcgctctgataccaaattgaaacaacccgacccatttttttttttaaaaaatataattaaatattcccataaatatctaattaaaccaaccaataacataataattaaaccgcaagtcaGAAATAccattttatgaataaataaataattcgatcaacaaaaccaagaataactgacaatcctaaccgggttccaataaccaaaaacaccaaacataaaacaaacgagttcctagatcatcctctcttccttgccatgattccacaatcacactttatctttacctgcatcaacaacacaatgagatgcgtaagtattatcataaatacttagtgaggcgatcctcccatctacgagctatacacacaagcaaataaaaaggtataatcacgaatacaatacaaacaaaccagtcattgaacaattcacccaaaacacattcaccacacctacatatcatcacacaaaacaaatcacacaatccaatcgctcagataagctcatggtcacgcactcaccttaacaaattgattctaatagcaattaaacccaggagagactctctttgcgtctgaaacagtccagaaacgtcctacaacaagtccacaaccaaaagcaactttgaagcaaactggacaggaaaaaccagaaacaagcagtctcaaagacgaaaccctaaaatacaaactaaacGTTAACTATTCAATCGCTCCGGTGAAATCCTAGCTGCAGACGTCACAAAGCTACCCACAAAATCTCGTGCCGATCGCAAAATCgacgagaccacgatctcagtttcaatctccgctggtcctaattcgcgtcttagaaaacgtgtctcacgaaactgcgaataactcaaccaattttaatccaaatccaattctgtaaactggagaataacgataaaggacttgggaataactttaccaaatttcgttaccttttaccacgatttgatatgacgaaactgatttctcccaaaccctaacgattctactccttctccttttctctctttttctcctttataaaacgaaaagtggctaaccaaagccctaatttcgagtttctttcttttataggcacactctagggtttccaattaacccaaccaattaaaccggatgatttaaaaacaaaccctaaccgattttccaGTTCACGGAcgttacaaatatattataacaGAACAAATTGAGttcacaaaagagaaagagtaaaaaagaaaaattatctttgGGGGTTTGTAAAAGTACCATTTTTTACTACCATTTGTAACAATACCCTTTCCTGttgacaatttttaaaaatacttttttgaacaaaatgaccaaattaccaaTAATCTAATGAGAACATGTAAATTTTTCAGCCAAAAAAATgcattttaaaatccttgtaaattttttaagaagCTCGTTACAAGATTCGACATTGCCGCATATCTCAAGCTACGCATTTGTTAAGTAATCATTGTAAATGAAATCCATTAAGGTCTCTGCTACTTTATGACAAGGATTTTTCCGTTGAGTTAAAATAGAATTCAATATGTCGAAATCAGGTAAACCTTTTACCATTGTCCATGTCTTGAATGTGGCATCAGAATATTCGATCTTGCTATTAGTTCCAAATGGAAGATTTTATCGTTGATAACTCAAGAAGTGTCATACATTGTTTCACCCATAGCATACTCGTCTTTTCTCTCAAGTATTCCCGTCTTTGGGTCAAAGACTGTGCAATGAGTGACATTGTTGAGGATGAAAAGGATccttcaaataaaaaccaaagtttAGCAAAGCTAATCAGTCAAAagttttttgaattattatctCCCAATTTTATCCAAAGATTCCTATTTTTTATACCAATACAATTCTTCATCTCGATATATCTCTTTCAACTGCAGTGTTAACTCCGTAATCTCCTCCCCTGATTTTCTACCATCTCTGTGCGCCACATCTAATTCTGATTTCTtacataaaatagaaaaaacaatagCATATATCTATAcctcatttaaaaaaatttaattttttatttaataaaaatataaggaaGTGGTGTACCTcttaaatatgttatttatctataaatagtattaattaaaataaaattttctaacATTCTAACGAAAATATCAACCCACGGTATACCGCAGATCAATCTCTagtaaaatacatattttccacacaaaaaaaatggtattTTTGTAAGATTTCCCAAAAGAATTAGCattttctacaaaaacaaattccttCTAATATTCAACAATGATAACAAAACTTCTAGTGGGCCTTCAATGTTGGACCGACCATATTTTTTGTGCCTTACAAAGAAATAACCAATCTTAGTACACTTCAATCAACCTTATTGCGGAGCTCGTAAATGTTCATGAATCTCATTCGTATTTCGTTCGTGGTGTTCCTAACGGCACCGTTTTATTCTGGATTGagtacttttcttcttctaatagATTTAATTGGGCTAATGGATCGGCCCACTTCGGCCCACGGgcatgaatatatatgatccTAATAAAGCCAGCAAGGACACGGAGCCAAGTTTCATTCAATCTAAAGATGGGGAAAACGAAGCGATACTGGTTACTGAAAACAGAGCCAAATGAGTGGTCATGGTCAGACCAAGAATCAAACGGCGGTATCAGCAAATGGGACGGCGTCAAGAACAAACAAGCCCAGAAGAATCTTAAATCCATGACTTTAGGagatctctgtttcttctacCATTCAGGAACCAAATCAAGATGCGTCGTTGGCGTGGTTGAAGTATCACGTGAATGGTACACTGATGATGCTGAAGGAGTAGAAGGAGAAGGAGCGGTTGATGTCAAAGCGATTGGAGAAATGAGGAAATGTGTGGATTTGAAGGAAATGAAAGGAGACAAAGGGATTATTActaaaggttttgttttgtttagacAGCCGAGGTTGTCTGTTGTTCCTGTTGAGGAAGATGTTTGGAATATGATTTGTGAATTGGGAAATGGGTTTTGTGGAGATGGTAAGGAAGATTGTGAAAGTAGTGATGATGAATGAGTCTTAAATTGGATTCCGTTCTTGTATTATGTGATTTAAAGTTCTTAACTTTGTTAGGATTTTGGGGGTTTTGCTTAATGATTGATTCGTAGTGGTGATGCTATTGAGTGGTGCATTTTGTCGAACATGTGGTGTGCAAGAAACTATGTTATATTTTGTGAGatttaatttaagaaagaacacaaTTTTGAGATTTAATTTGTGAGATATATACATTTAGAATGTCTAGTTATTAGAGCTTTTAAACATGGCCaacaaatatagatatataaacatctttcaataaaaaatttgCATAGTTTGAGATAACTATGAGAAACATCATTTGTGTAAGCCAATCTATTTTCAGTTGAGACAATTCTCTTCCTTGCCTTCTCAGCCTGCAAAATCATAGATTACTTCATAGCATTAAAGAAAGAACATAAAAGAATGTAGAAGTGTAAAGAGCTGAAATGGCCATTTACCTGTTCCTTCCAATTTATGGAAGCTGTGACAATAGCCAGTATAGTGGCTTGCACAGTAGATCCAACCACAACACCGCACCACAATCCTTTTCCGTTCAACTCACGACTGAAAGCTAAGTAAATTCCAAGAGGAGCTCATACGAGATAATAAGAAACAGTATTGTTCCAAGCTCCAATGTGTTGCCAACCACTTCCCCTAGCAATCCCATTAAGAACTGCTGTAAAGCCGTCGAGGATAAAGGAGAGGCAGAGCAAAGGAGTTAGGTCGGCGACATAGTCCAAAACTTCTTTGCTGTTGCTGAATGCGTATCCTATGATGTTCCTGCAGGTGAATAGAAGTATGCTAAAGAAAGCTGACTCTACTATCCAGAGACAAAGCCTTGCTAATACTGAGACCCTAGCAACTTGAGGATTCCCAACTCCCAAATTGTTTGATACACGTGTGCTGCAAGAAACCAATCTTTATGGAAGGATTGTCTATAATAAGATGAAGATGTTCTGAATGATAGAATTGAGATCATACCTCACAGCGGCGACGACTCCAGCTGAAATCACATAGTGCAAAGTTTCTATTGTAAGACTGAAAAGAAGGAAATAGGATTCCttagttttaagtaaataGAATACGCGAGAAAGCTTAAAAGAAGTCTTTGTATATTACTTTCCAGACCAAACAAGAAAACCGAAGTCCAACAAACCAAAACGATACATTTAGATAACTCGTTTTACTTGTTCATTTTTTGTTAGAAGAATTACCAAACATTGTCAATTATTctaaaaagattttattatatgacCAAAGGATTATAAgcaaaaatgttataaaaaattgatttttttttaacatcttcattttttattaatttggatGTTATCTAATTAGATTATTTGGTtggccaaaaaaataaaaatctaattagattatttatctaaaaaaatagactattttatggtttattacattttctataagaataatttttatatttaaattctaaGATTTGGAAAGTCGCCAAAATATAGTCAAAAAGTCAATAACTTTATATTGTATATCAaatgtattaattttaataatttaatagaataaattttacattagtTTTAAGTATATAATTCACCTAGTACtacattatatattacaagtaaaatgaaaaataaattaaggtAACACGGTAAATGCCACAACACTGCTAATTGCCGCTGCAATAGCTCCGACCACAAATCTTGGTAAGTTTCCACCTCCAAAAAGCGCATCAATAGGACCAACTCCAAACGATACAATCATTTGTGGTATCACTATTGCCATGTTTAAAACTCCTAGAGACAGTCCTGTAGAGATGACAAcggaaaaaaaactcatccttattaatttgatatttaaatatatatgttatacaAAATGATTACTATTTTTTCAACAGATACataatactttttaaaaagagagGTTAATTAAAATACCTTGACCGGCGCCGGAACTACTTGAGATTATGGAAGCTAGTGCAAACGGAATACTGAATGTAAtctataaaaatacaaaaaaaaaatagattattaatgttaacaaattataaaccaTTAATGacaatagtaacaaaaatttgataaaagacATGTTGAACTTACAGCAAGAGGAATTCCAAGAAGAGCAAAGAGAGTCAATGCTCCAGCTCTGATGCCATCGGTAGGAAGGGCCATCGGACCAGCGATTCTCCGGTGCTCCTCCGCCTTTTTAGTAACCAAAACCGTCATTGCCAAACACACAGCAAGGATGATATTCACAGCTCCCCAAAGCCTTTTAGCTCCACCTATTTTCTTGCTAATACCTTCAATACCAAGTGAGACGATTCCAAGAACGATAGAGTTAAGCATCAATCCCAACGCACCAACGTGAATCCCTTGGTTGtatagtttcttcattttgtcaTCTCCTTTTGAGTCTCCACCGTACACTTCACGACCCATCCAATCGGTATCgtataaaagaaaagggaaCCATGCGATCCAGTTCAAGGCCGTGACGATTAATAGCATCCACATTGGACGTTTCATCACCTTGAAAGCTCCAAAGATCTCACCAAAGAACGGAGTTTTCTCGTTGTCCGAGTCTGCTTTAGGCGACCATTGCTTGTCTTCCACGTACCAAAGAGCTATGATTGTGACGACTAGGAGGAGAGTGATGGAAAGGAAGAAACAACTCTTGAGATTTGCGCAATATATGTCACATGCTTTAGTCATTGTGAAAGGGAAGATCTTGTAGAGGTTAGTGTATGATCCTGCCGCGTATCCCAAAACGTTCCCAACAGccatgaagaaagagaaaaacgcGTTTGCTGTTCGCGTTTTCTTAGCGTCTCCAGCGGCTAAATCACCGAGGAAAGCGCGACAAGGTCCTTGGAGAGTGTTGTTAGCCACGTCAAGGATCCAGAAACCGAGAGCGAAGATAACAACGGCTCGCATCTTGACAGGTTTGTCGATTTTGTCTCCCATGCTGTGGCCAAAATCAGCTG
It encodes the following:
- the SUC8 gene encoding sucrose-proton symporter 8 (sucrose-proton symporter 8 (SUC8); FUNCTIONS IN: carbohydrate transmembrane transporter activity, sugar:hydrogen symporter activity, sucrose:hydrogen symporter activity; INVOLVED IN: transport, transmembrane transport, sucrose transport; LOCATED IN: integral to membrane, integral to plasma membrane, membrane; CONTAINS InterPro DOMAIN/s: Sucrose/H+ symporter, plant (InterPro:IPR005989), General substrate transporter (InterPro:IPR005828), Major facilitator superfamily, general substrate transporter (InterPro:IPR016196); BEST Arabidopsis thaliana protein match is: sucrose-proton symporter 7 (TAIR:AT1G66570.1); Has 2303 Blast hits to 2159 proteins in 585 species: Archae - 39; Bacteria - 923; Metazoa - 414; Fungi - 190; Plants - 422; Viruses - 0; Other Eukaryotes - 315 (source: NCBI BLink).), with the protein product MSDLQAKNDVVAVDRQSSSSLADLDGPSPLRKMISVASIAAGIQFGWALQLSLLTPYVQLLGVPHKWSSFIWLCGPVSGLLVQPSVGYFSDRCTSRFGRRRPFIATGALLVAVAVVLIGYAADFGHSMGDKIDKPVKMRAVVIFALGFWILDVANNTLQGPCRAFLGDLAAGDAKKTRTANAFFSFFMAVGNVLGYAAGSYTNLYKIFPFTMTKACDIYCANLKSCFFLSITLLLVVTIIALWYVEDKQWSPKADSDNEKTPFFGEIFGAFKVMKRPMWMLLIVTALNWIAWFPFLLYDTDWMGREVYGGDSKGDDKMKKLYNQGIHVGALGLMLNSIVLGIVSLGIEGISKKIGGAKRLWGAVNIILAVCLAMTVLVTKKAEEHRRIAGPMALPTDGIRAGALTLFALLGIPLAITFSIPFALASIISSSSGAGQGLSLGVLNMAIVIPQMIVSFGVGPIDALFGGGNLPRFVVGAIAAAISSVVAFTVLP
- a CDS encoding thymocyte nuclear-like protein (unknown protein; CONTAINS InterPro DOMAIN/s: Uncharacterised protein family UPF0310 (InterPro:IPR002740); Has 2761 Blast hits to 2761 proteins in 686 species: Archae - 5; Bacteria - 1143; Metazoa - 73; Fungi - 78; Plants - 42; Viruses - 0; Other Eukaryotes - 1420 (source: NCBI BLink).), which codes for MGKTKRYWLLKTEPNEWSWSDQESNGGISKWDGVKNKQAQKNLKSMTLGDLCFFYHSGTKSRCVVGVVEVSREWYTDDAEGVEGEGAVDVKAIGEMRKCVDLKEMKGDKGIITKGFVLFRQPRLSVVPVEEDVWNMICELGNGFCGDGKEDCESSDDE